One genomic segment of Cellulophaga sp. HaHaR_3_176 includes these proteins:
- the cdd gene encoding cytidine deaminase, which translates to MKKHKLVIDYSVYPSCKALDAEDLELMISAVEARKNAYAPYSNFQVGAAVLLENGEVVIGSNQENAAYPSGLCAERVAIYHASAKYPNVIIKAVAISATSKNYVVDSPAAPCGNCRQSMIEYEQKQKLPIKILLMGEKGEVLKIDSLLDILPLAFNSSFL; encoded by the coding sequence TTGAAAAAGCATAAATTAGTAATTGATTATAGTGTATATCCATCTTGTAAAGCTTTAGATGCTGAAGATTTGGAGTTGATGATATCGGCAGTAGAGGCTCGTAAAAATGCATATGCCCCATATTCAAATTTTCAGGTTGGAGCAGCTGTTCTTTTAGAGAACGGAGAAGTTGTTATTGGTAGTAATCAAGAGAATGCAGCGTACCCTTCTGGACTTTGTGCAGAAAGAGTTGCAATATATCATGCAAGTGCAAAATACCCTAACGTGATTATAAAGGCTGTGGCAATTTCAGCAACATCAAAAAATTATGTGGTTGATTCGCCAGCAGCACCTTGTGGAAATTGTAGACAATCTATGATTGAGTATGAGCAAAAGCAAAAACTACCTATCAAAATTTTATTAATGGGAGAAAAAGGAGAGGTTTTAAAAATAGATTCTTTGTTAGATATTCTTCCTTTAGCATTCAATAGCTCATTTTTATAA
- the porV gene encoding type IX secretion system outer membrane channel protein PorV, which produces MKKAILVSFLLSIANVFAQDNDRVISTGVPFLTIAADARASGMGDMGVATSVDAYSQQWNPAKFAFAEHKMGIAVSYTPYLESIITDIALLNANFYNKIDDRSAFAASIRYFTLGEIQLRQNFEDNPRIVKPNEFAIDGSYSLKLSETFSMGVAGRFISSNLKFQDQANTDSQAANAFAVDVAGYYRSREVAYNNFDGRWRAGFNISNLGNKISYDQGGQENFLPTNLKFGGGFDFILDGDNTIAVSTEFNKLLVPTPQDFNNDGDVNGDDAQEYQSIGFLEGVFKSFNDAPGGFSEEIKEVTWALGAEYRYQNAFMLRAGYFNESEEKGSRKFMSVGAGFKFKATQIDLSYLFSSSKIQNPLENTLRFSLTFNFGEEFFND; this is translated from the coding sequence ATGAAAAAAGCAATTTTAGTCTCTTTTTTGTTAAGCATTGCAAATGTGTTTGCTCAAGATAATGATAGAGTTATTTCGACGGGGGTACCCTTTTTAACAATCGCAGCAGATGCTAGAGCATCTGGTATGGGAGATATGGGTGTGGCTACATCAGTTGATGCATATTCTCAACAATGGAACCCTGCTAAATTTGCTTTTGCAGAGCATAAAATGGGCATTGCGGTAAGTTATACACCTTATTTAGAAAGTATAATTACAGATATAGCATTGTTAAATGCAAATTTTTATAATAAGATTGATGATAGAAGTGCTTTTGCGGCAAGTATTAGATATTTTACGTTAGGAGAAATACAATTACGTCAAAATTTTGAAGACAACCCTCGAATTGTGAAGCCAAATGAATTTGCAATTGATGGTTCTTATTCGCTAAAACTTAGTGAAACATTTTCAATGGGAGTAGCGGGGCGTTTTATTAGTTCTAACCTTAAATTTCAAGACCAAGCGAATACAGACTCTCAGGCAGCAAATGCGTTTGCGGTAGATGTTGCCGGTTATTATAGGTCTAGAGAAGTTGCTTATAATAATTTTGATGGTAGATGGAGGGCTGGATTTAATATATCTAATTTAGGAAATAAGATTTCTTATGATCAAGGAGGACAAGAGAATTTTTTACCAACGAATTTAAAGTTTGGTGGTGGATTTGACTTTATACTTGATGGAGATAATACAATAGCAGTAAGTACTGAATTTAATAAATTGTTAGTGCCAACGCCTCAAGATTTTAATAATGATGGAGATGTTAATGGAGATGATGCACAAGAATACCAGAGTATAGGTTTCTTAGAAGGTGTTTTTAAATCTTTTAATGATGCTCCTGGAGGTTTTTCAGAAGAGATTAAAGAAGTTACATGGGCTTTAGGTGCTGAATATAGATACCAAAATGCTTTTATGTTAAGGGCGGGTTACTTTAACGAAAGTGAAGAGAAAGGATCTAGAAAATTTATGTCTGTTGGAGCGGGTTTTAAATTTAAGGCAACACAAATAGATCTTTCTTATTTGTTTTCATCTTCTAAAATTCAAAACCCATTAGAAAATACACTTCGTTTTTCTCTAACATTTAATTTCGGAGAAGAGTTTTTTAACGATTAA
- the gldJ gene encoding gliding motility lipoprotein GldJ: MKKQFIKVVLSCAVIASSVSSCKNSSSKNTSRATGWKINAKEGGFQHNTDYKEQETAPGLVFVEGGTFTKGKVQDDVMHDWNNTPTQQHVQSFYMDETEVTNSMYLEYLDFLKKVYPPEDPRYANIYTGALPDTLVWRNRLGFNETMTNNYLRHPAYAEYPVVGVNWIQAVQFAEWRTDRVNEIMLEREGYLSSEAKYKALNSEAEGTFSTEAYLNRPESVYNGQIDSLQGKMKKDSISNFASRSTGIILPEYRLPTETEWEYAAAAQVGSREYNNYRGRKKYPWEGDYTRNGQRVGRGDQLANFKQGKGDYGGIAGWSDDGADITAEVKSYKPNDLGLYDMAGNVAEWTADVYRPMVDDEVSDFNYYRGNVYMKTAIGEDGKVNVIRDSIVYDTLPNGKIVAVNLPGEIKMVAVDEQETYLRTNFSSSDNRGYRDGDAGSSRFYDKFNDDEDGDEKKKMYNSPNHKVERDSAGTVVRQYDESNYRTTLINNEVRVFKGGSWRDRAYWLDPAQRRYLPQYMATDYIGFRCAMSRVGSKSKTKNKTVRGKKAK; the protein is encoded by the coding sequence ATGAAAAAACAATTCATCAAAGTTGTACTCTCTTGTGCTGTTATAGCAAGTAGTGTAAGTAGTTGTAAAAACTCTTCTTCTAAAAACACATCTAGAGCTACAGGTTGGAAAATAAATGCAAAGGAAGGTGGTTTTCAGCACAATACAGATTATAAAGAGCAAGAAACTGCTCCTGGTCTAGTATTCGTTGAAGGTGGTACTTTTACCAAGGGTAAAGTGCAAGATGATGTGATGCATGATTGGAACAACACGCCTACACAACAACACGTTCAGTCTTTTTACATGGACGAAACCGAGGTAACTAATTCTATGTATTTAGAATATTTAGATTTCCTTAAAAAGGTTTACCCTCCTGAAGATCCTCGTTACGCAAATATTTACACAGGTGCTTTACCTGACACATTAGTATGGAGAAACCGTTTAGGTTTCAACGAAACTATGACAAATAACTATTTACGTCACCCAGCATACGCAGAATACCCTGTTGTTGGTGTAAATTGGATTCAAGCTGTACAATTTGCAGAATGGAGAACAGACCGTGTTAATGAAATTATGCTAGAAAGAGAAGGTTACCTATCTAGTGAGGCTAAATACAAAGCTTTAAATAGTGAAGCCGAAGGTACTTTTAGTACTGAAGCTTATTTGAACAGACCAGAATCTGTTTATAATGGTCAAATAGATTCATTACAAGGTAAAATGAAAAAAGATTCTATTTCTAATTTTGCTTCACGTAGTACAGGTATCATTTTACCTGAATACAGACTACCTACCGAAACTGAATGGGAATATGCAGCTGCTGCTCAAGTAGGATCAAGAGAATACAATAACTACAGAGGTAGAAAAAAATATCCTTGGGAAGGTGATTACACTAGAAACGGACAACGTGTTGGTCGTGGAGATCAATTAGCCAATTTCAAACAAGGAAAAGGTGATTATGGCGGAATTGCAGGTTGGTCTGATGATGGTGCTGATATTACTGCCGAAGTAAAATCATACAAACCTAATGATTTAGGCTTATACGATATGGCTGGGAATGTTGCTGAATGGACAGCTGATGTTTATAGACCAATGGTTGATGACGAAGTAAGTGATTTTAACTACTATAGAGGAAATGTTTACATGAAAACCGCTATCGGAGAAGATGGTAAAGTAAATGTTATTAGAGACTCTATCGTTTACGATACTTTACCTAACGGAAAAATAGTAGCAGTAAACTTACCTGGAGAAATTAAAATGGTAGCTGTTGATGAGCAAGAAACTTATTTGAGAACAAACTTCTCTTCAAGTGACAACAGAGGCTATAGAGATGGCGATGCCGGATCATCAAGATTTTATGACAAATTTAATGATGACGAAGACGGAGATGAAAAGAAGAAAATGTACAATTCTCCTAACCATAAAGTTGAACGTGATTCTGCCGGAACAGTTGTTCGTCAATACGATGAATCAAATTACAGAACAACACTTATAAATAATGAAGTAAGAGTTTTTAAAGGTGGTTCTTGGAGAGACAGAGCATACTGGTTAGATCCTGCACAACGTAGATACCTACCACAATATATGGCAACAGATTATATTGGTTTTAGATGCGCAATGTCTAGAGTTGGTTCTAAATCAAAAACAAAAAATAAAACTGTTAGAGGTAAAAAAGCTAAATAA